The following coding sequences lie in one Halorarum halophilum genomic window:
- a CDS encoding NADPH-dependent F420 reductase: MSTDRIGVLGSGDVGRALGSGFARHGWDVAVGSRDPGKLHDWRDDVGGSVADDGSVSVGSFADAAAHGDVAVLAVRGAAALDALDLAGHDNFAGTLLLDTTNPLDFSGGMPPHLLFGGTDSLGERIQSALPDAHVVKCFNTVSNAQMVDPEFEEGTPPMFICGDDADAKGRTEDILVELGWPGTMDVGDIESARHLEALVPLWVRVGSVMDTSEHAFKAVQ; encoded by the coding sequence ATGTCCACCGACAGAATCGGCGTGCTCGGGAGCGGTGACGTCGGACGAGCGCTCGGGAGCGGATTCGCCCGCCACGGCTGGGACGTCGCGGTCGGGTCGCGCGACCCCGGAAAACTGCACGACTGGCGTGACGACGTCGGTGGGAGCGTGGCGGACGACGGGAGCGTTTCGGTCGGCTCGTTCGCCGACGCGGCGGCCCACGGCGACGTCGCGGTCCTCGCCGTCCGGGGCGCGGCCGCCCTGGACGCCCTCGACCTGGCCGGCCACGACAACTTCGCGGGGACGCTCCTGCTCGACACGACGAACCCGCTGGACTTCTCCGGCGGGATGCCGCCACACCTCCTGTTCGGGGGGACGGACTCGCTCGGCGAACGTATCCAGTCGGCGCTCCCCGACGCTCACGTGGTGAAGTGCTTCAACACCGTCTCCAACGCCCAGATGGTCGACCCGGAGTTCGAGGAGGGGACACCGCCGATGTTCATCTGCGGGGACGACGCCGACGCGAAGGGACGCACGGAGGATATCCTCGTCGAACTCGGCTGGCCCGGCACGATGGACGTCGGCGACATCGAGTCGGCCCGGCACCTCGAGGCACTGGTTCCCCTGTGGGTGCGTGTCGGGTCGGTGATGGACACGTCGGAACACGCGTTCAAGGCTGTCCAGTAG
- a CDS encoding metal ABC transporter permease: MGSFTIQLGGFVGEMLGYTFMRRAFVAGVCIAFVAPLVGSFLVHRQLAMIGDTLAHAAFAGVAIGLFLSSVLGTVVSPYLAALVVAVVAALLIQILSEHTDVYNDVSMAIVLAGGFALGTVLISLTSGGIAVGINEYLFGSLSTLRRGDVEILVGLTVLVAAVVLLSYRKLLYVTFDESAAHIAGIDVDRMNRLLVVLTALVVVGAMQMMGVILVAAMLVVPVAAATQLARSFKHSLLLAIAAAQVAVLSGTTLSYAHGIAAGGTIVLVAIGVYLVAALVGRIGIPRLG, from the coding sequence ATGGGGTCGTTCACCATCCAGCTCGGCGGGTTCGTGGGGGAGATGCTCGGCTACACGTTCATGCGACGGGCGTTCGTCGCCGGCGTGTGCATCGCGTTCGTCGCCCCGCTCGTCGGGTCGTTCCTGGTCCACCGTCAGCTCGCGATGATCGGCGACACGCTCGCCCACGCGGCGTTCGCCGGGGTCGCGATCGGGCTCTTCCTGAGTTCCGTCCTCGGGACCGTCGTCTCCCCGTATCTCGCGGCACTCGTCGTCGCCGTGGTGGCCGCGTTGCTCATCCAGATCCTCTCGGAGCACACCGACGTCTACAACGACGTGTCGATGGCGATCGTGCTCGCCGGCGGGTTCGCCCTTGGGACGGTACTGATCAGCCTCACCAGCGGCGGCATCGCCGTCGGCATCAACGAGTACCTCTTCGGGAGCCTCTCGACGCTGAGGCGGGGCGACGTCGAGATACTGGTCGGACTCACCGTCCTCGTCGCCGCCGTCGTTCTGCTGTCCTACCGGAAGCTGTTGTACGTCACGTTCGACGAATCGGCCGCACACATCGCCGGCATCGACGTGGACAGAATGAACCGACTCCTCGTCGTTCTCACCGCGCTGGTCGTCGTGGGGGCGATGCAGATGATGGGCGTCATCCTCGTCGCGGCGATGCTGGTCGTCCCGGTGGCGGCCGCCACGCAACTCGCTCGAAGCTTCAAGCACTCCCTCCTGCTCGCCATCGCGGCAGCGCAGGTCGCGGTCCTCTCGGGTACGACGCTCTCGTACGCCCACGGAATCGCCGCGGGCGGGACGATCGTTCTCGTCGCCATCGGCGTGTACCTCGTCGCCGCGCTCGTTGGGAGGATCGGGATTCCGCGACTCGGCTGA
- a CDS encoding metal ABC transporter ATP-binding protein: MSVVELADVTYAYDGRPAVEDVSLTVESGDFLGLVGPNGSGKTTLLELLTGLLRPDAGTVTLFGEPAHRFSDGTRVGYVAQETTGTAGGMPLTVREVVTMGRYPHAGLGRLGRDDHESIDEALETVGIAHLASRRISTLSGGQRQRVFIARALAADADLLALDEPTVGVDAESREAFYELLRELNESGLTIVLVEHDIGVVTAFASTVACLNRRLYFHGDALEFTESDALRAAYGANQRLLEHRHH; the protein is encoded by the coding sequence ATGAGCGTCGTGGAACTCGCCGACGTCACGTACGCGTACGACGGCCGGCCGGCCGTCGAGGACGTCTCGCTGACGGTCGAGTCCGGGGACTTCCTCGGACTGGTCGGACCGAACGGTTCGGGGAAGACGACGCTCCTCGAGCTCCTGACGGGACTGCTCCGTCCGGACGCCGGGACGGTCACGCTCTTCGGCGAACCGGCACACCGGTTCTCCGACGGGACGCGCGTCGGCTACGTCGCACAGGAGACCACGGGAACGGCCGGCGGGATGCCCCTCACCGTCCGCGAGGTCGTCACCATGGGACGGTATCCACACGCGGGGCTCGGCCGACTCGGTCGGGACGACCACGAGTCCATCGACGAGGCGCTCGAGACGGTCGGAATCGCCCACCTGGCGAGCCGTCGCATCTCCACCCTCTCGGGCGGCCAACGACAGCGCGTGTTCATCGCGCGAGCGCTCGCGGCGGACGCGGATCTGCTCGCGCTCGACGAGCCGACGGTCGGCGTCGACGCCGAGTCGCGGGAAGCGTTCTACGAACTGCTCCGGGAGTTGAACGAGTCGGGCCTCACGATCGTCCTCGTCGAACACGACATCGGCGTCGTCACGGCGTTCGCGTCGACCGTCGCCTGTCTCAACCGACGCCTGTACTTCCACGGCGATGCACTGGAGTTCACCGAGAGCGACGCGCTCCGGGCCGCGTACGGGGCGAACCAGCGGCTACTCGAGCACCGACACCACTGA
- a CDS encoding metal ABC transporter substrate-binding protein, which produces MAQHSRRQFLLGAAGTTAGALAGCLGTVATDGASNGGRRTAQASFFVVYDFTRHVATREADVHNLVPFGQHGHGWEPGPDIQRDVLGSDAFVYVGEGFQPWADKTVQNIREDGANVAVVEAWEGVDLLDTSDGHDHGSEGHESGEHDHDDGHSDDGHHEHDGGESGDEQASHTEHGGHADHDDQTEQAGSSEQGTTDPHFWLDPSRAKQSVRTIARGLSEVDPENESGYVENTDAFVERLDELDGRYRERLDGRTRDTVLVAGHNSFRYLGRRYDFHVEALTGLSPDSPPSPQDVKRAQTVIDEHDVEHVLAPVFESDRAARQLVEETDATAVLPLTPVPSLTQEWTDEGWGYVEVMEKVNLPSLEEALGVE; this is translated from the coding sequence ATGGCGCAACATTCCCGACGTCAGTTCCTCCTCGGTGCGGCCGGGACCACGGCCGGGGCGCTCGCCGGGTGTCTCGGAACGGTGGCCACGGACGGGGCATCGAACGGCGGACGGCGGACCGCGCAGGCATCGTTCTTCGTCGTCTACGACTTCACGAGGCACGTGGCGACTCGGGAAGCCGACGTTCACAACCTCGTACCGTTCGGTCAGCACGGGCACGGGTGGGAACCCGGTCCCGACATCCAGAGGGACGTACTCGGGTCCGACGCCTTCGTCTACGTAGGCGAGGGGTTCCAACCCTGGGCCGACAAGACGGTGCAGAACATCCGGGAGGACGGGGCCAACGTCGCGGTCGTCGAAGCGTGGGAGGGGGTCGATCTGCTCGACACGTCCGACGGACACGACCACGGGTCCGAGGGGCACGAGTCCGGAGAGCACGACCACGACGACGGACACAGCGACGACGGCCACCACGAACACGACGGGGGCGAGTCCGGGGACGAGCAGGCCAGCCACACCGAGCACGGGGGACACGCGGATCACGACGATCAGACCGAACAGGCCGGGAGTTCCGAACAGGGTACGACCGACCCGCACTTCTGGCTCGATCCGTCGCGGGCGAAGCAGTCCGTCCGGACGATCGCCCGCGGACTGAGCGAGGTCGATCCGGAGAACGAGTCGGGCTACGTCGAGAACACAGACGCGTTCGTCGAACGCCTCGACGAACTCGACGGCAGGTACCGTGAGCGACTGGACGGCCGCACGCGGGACACCGTCCTCGTCGCGGGGCACAACTCGTTCCGGTATCTCGGACGTCGCTACGACTTCCACGTCGAAGCGCTGACGGGGCTCTCCCCCGATTCGCCACCGAGCCCGCAGGACGTCAAACGCGCACAGACGGTCATCGACGAGCACGACGTCGAACACGTCCTCGCACCGGTGTTCGAGTCCGACAGGGCGGCGAGACAACTCGTCGAGGAGACCGACGCGACTGCCGTCCTCCCCCTGACGCCGGTCCCGAGCCTCACCCAGGAGTGGACCGACGAGGGGTGGGGGTACGTCGAGGTCATGGAGAAGGTGAACCTCCCCTCGCTGGAGGAGGCGCTCGGCGTCGAATGA
- a CDS encoding replication factor C large subunit, which produces MDWTEKYRPRSLSELRGNDKAVDAFREWAESWDDHREAIVLHGSPGIGKTSAAHALASDMGWETVELNASDKRTADVIERYAGRAANNETLSGSSGADATGGRQLVVLDEADNIHGNYDRGGAGAITKLVKSSGQPIVLIANEYYDMSRGLRNATREVEFRDVSKRSIIPVLRDICRKEGIEFDADALERIAERNSGDLRGAVNDLQAVAEGKERLSIEDVVTGDRDRSMGIFPFLDLVLKETESAREALHSSYDVDETPDDLTKWIEDNMLKVYEPGEAVRAYDHLADADVWLGRVRASQNYSYWRYAGDNLSAGVAAAREGTKGGWTRWGRPQFYRSSSKTADHVVRQVAAEGGFSMSTVRREVLPFLAAMTHHCKPRDLTVRMAAAYDLEEDHVSFVTGSGETTNKVQSIVEDAQELRDEVMEEHSGGAFAGMPHAEAEPDDESSTEAAEGANPSDESGDGDAQTTLAGSDEGDDDGGADDDPAVADDPDDADDDQSGLADFF; this is translated from the coding sequence ATGGACTGGACGGAGAAGTACCGGCCGCGCTCGCTCTCGGAACTCCGGGGCAACGACAAGGCCGTCGACGCGTTCCGCGAGTGGGCGGAGTCGTGGGACGACCACCGGGAGGCCATCGTCCTCCACGGCTCCCCCGGCATCGGGAAGACCTCCGCCGCACACGCGCTCGCGTCGGACATGGGCTGGGAGACGGTCGAACTCAACGCCTCGGACAAGCGCACGGCCGACGTCATCGAACGGTACGCCGGCCGCGCCGCCAACAACGAGACCCTGAGCGGCTCCAGCGGCGCCGATGCCACCGGCGGCCGCCAGCTCGTCGTCCTCGACGAGGCCGACAACATCCACGGCAACTACGACCGCGGCGGCGCGGGCGCCATCACGAAGCTCGTGAAGTCGTCGGGCCAGCCGATCGTCCTCATCGCCAACGAGTACTACGACATGTCCCGCGGGCTCCGCAACGCGACCCGCGAGGTCGAGTTCCGCGACGTCTCGAAGCGCTCCATCATCCCGGTACTCCGCGACATCTGCCGGAAGGAGGGGATCGAGTTCGACGCGGACGCGCTCGAACGGATCGCCGAGCGCAACTCCGGGGACCTCCGGGGCGCGGTCAACGACCTCCAGGCGGTGGCGGAGGGCAAGGAGAGACTCTCCATCGAGGACGTGGTGACCGGCGACCGCGACCGCTCGATGGGCATCTTCCCGTTCCTCGACCTCGTGCTGAAGGAGACCGAGTCCGCGCGGGAGGCGCTCCACTCCTCGTACGACGTGGACGAGACGCCCGACGACCTCACGAAGTGGATCGAGGACAACATGCTGAAGGTGTACGAGCCGGGGGAGGCCGTCCGGGCGTACGACCACCTGGCGGACGCCGACGTGTGGCTCGGCCGCGTTCGCGCGAGTCAGAACTACTCCTACTGGCGCTACGCCGGCGATAACCTCTCCGCTGGCGTCGCTGCGGCGCGCGAGGGTACCAAGGGCGGCTGGACCCGCTGGGGTCGCCCGCAGTTCTACCGCTCGTCCTCGAAGACGGCCGACCACGTCGTCCGCCAGGTCGCGGCGGAGGGCGGGTTCTCGATGAGCACGGTCCGCCGCGAGGTGCTGCCGTTCCTCGCCGCGATGACCCACCACTGCAAGCCGCGCGACCTGACCGTCCGGATGGCGGCCGCGTACGACCTCGAGGAGGACCACGTCTCGTTCGTCACCGGCTCCGGCGAGACGACGAACAAGGTGCAGTCCATCGTCGAGGACGCCCAGGAGCTCCGCGACGAGGTGATGGAGGAGCACTCGGGCGGCGCGTTCGCCGGGATGCCCCACGCGGAGGCCGAACCGGATGACGAATCGTCCACCGAAGCGGCCGAAGGAGCGAACCCGAGCGACGAGTCGGGCGACGGGGACGCGCAGACGACGCTCGCCGGATCCGACGAGGGCGACGACGATGGGGGCGCTGACGACGACCCGGCCGTCGCCGACGATCCGGACGACGCGGACGACGACCAGTCGGGACTCGCCGACTTCTTCTGA
- a CDS encoding zinc-dependent alcohol dehydrogenase family protein has translation MQAAVLREYGEPLDVTEVSEPDLEPHGVVVDVEACGICRSDWHAWQGHGEWADDQVPTDFVLGHEPAGEVVAVGERVESVVAGDRVAVPFNLGCGACGECLNGHGNTCLDGRALGFERAAPGAFAERVHVPHADYNAMPLPDGIAARDVAALGCRFMTAFHSLAHRADVAAGEWVAVHGCGGVGLSAVHVADALGARVVAVDVADGKLTRARDAGADAVVNARDADPVAEIEAITNGGAHVSLDALGRAETCRNSVSCLRQRGRHVQVGLTTDAEEGEVSLPTDAMTRWEVDFLGSRGMPPTRYDELLGLLEAGDLDPGSLVGREVSLSEVPDRLAAMAEYETDGVEVLTF, from the coding sequence ATGCAGGCAGCCGTCCTCCGCGAGTACGGGGAGCCGCTCGACGTGACAGAGGTGTCCGAACCGGACCTCGAACCCCACGGCGTCGTCGTCGACGTCGAGGCGTGCGGCATCTGTCGCTCGGACTGGCACGCATGGCAGGGCCACGGCGAGTGGGCCGACGATCAGGTGCCGACAGACTTCGTGCTGGGCCACGAACCGGCCGGCGAGGTCGTCGCGGTCGGCGAACGCGTCGAGTCCGTCGTGGCGGGCGACCGGGTCGCCGTCCCGTTCAACCTGGGCTGTGGCGCCTGCGGGGAGTGTCTCAACGGCCACGGGAACACCTGCCTCGACGGTCGGGCGCTCGGGTTCGAACGGGCCGCACCCGGCGCGTTCGCAGAACGGGTCCACGTCCCCCACGCCGACTACAACGCGATGCCGCTTCCCGACGGCATCGCCGCCCGCGACGTCGCCGCGCTCGGCTGTCGGTTCATGACCGCGTTCCACTCGCTCGCACACCGCGCGGACGTCGCGGCCGGCGAGTGGGTCGCGGTCCACGGCTGCGGCGGGGTCGGGCTCTCGGCGGTCCACGTCGCCGACGCGCTCGGTGCGCGGGTCGTCGCCGTCGACGTCGCAGACGGGAAGCTCACTCGCGCTCGCGACGCGGGTGCAGACGCTGTCGTGAACGCTCGTGACGCGGATCCGGTCGCGGAGATCGAGGCGATCACGAACGGCGGGGCGCACGTCTCCCTGGACGCGCTCGGTCGCGCCGAGACGTGCCGGAATTCGGTGAGCTGCCTCCGTCAGCGTGGGCGACACGTGCAGGTCGGGCTGACGACGGACGCAGAGGAGGGCGAGGTGTCGCTGCCGACCGACGCAATGACGCGCTGGGAGGTGGACTTCCTCGGGTCCCGCGGGATGCCCCCGACACGGTACGACGAACTCCTCGGACTGCTCGAGGCCGGCGACCTCGACCCGGGGAGCCTCGTGGGTCGTGAGGTGTCGCTTTCGGAGGTGCCCGACCGTCTGGCGGCGATGGCCGAGTACGAGACGGACGGCGTCGAGGTCCTGACGTTCTAA
- a CDS encoding amino acid ABC transporter ATP-binding protein has product MALLEFEKVNKYFGETHVLKDIDLEVDEQEVCVVIGPSGSGKSTLLRCTNRLEEIQSGEIRLDGTPLTDPDADINVLRQRIGMVFQSFNLFPHKTALENVALAPIKVKGLPRDEAHDRANRLLDRVGLAGQTGSYPSQLSGGQQQRVAIARALAMDPQVMLFDEVTSALDPELVGEVLEVMRDLADEGMTMMVVTHEMGFAREVGDTITLMAEGEVVERTPPKQFFEEPTTQRGRQFLSKLL; this is encoded by the coding sequence ATGGCGCTACTCGAGTTCGAGAAGGTGAACAAGTACTTCGGCGAGACGCACGTCCTCAAGGACATCGACCTGGAGGTTGACGAGCAGGAGGTGTGCGTCGTCATCGGGCCGTCAGGCTCGGGGAAATCGACGCTGCTCCGGTGTACCAACCGGCTCGAGGAGATCCAGTCGGGCGAGATCCGCCTCGACGGGACGCCGCTCACGGACCCCGACGCGGACATCAACGTCCTCCGCCAGCGCATCGGCATGGTGTTCCAGTCGTTCAACCTCTTCCCGCACAAGACCGCCCTGGAGAACGTCGCCCTCGCACCGATCAAGGTGAAGGGGCTTCCGAGGGACGAGGCGCACGACCGAGCGAACCGTCTGCTGGACCGTGTCGGCCTGGCGGGACAGACCGGGTCGTACCCCTCACAGCTCTCCGGCGGCCAGCAGCAGCGGGTCGCTATCGCCCGGGCGCTGGCGATGGACCCCCAGGTGATGCTGTTCGACGAGGTGACGAGCGCGCTCGACCCCGAACTCGTGGGCGAGGTGCTCGAGGTCATGCGCGACCTGGCCGACGAGGGCATGACGATGATGGTCGTCACCCACGAGATGGGGTTCGCCCGCGAGGTCGGCGACACGATCACGCTGATGGCCGAGGGTGAGGTCGTCGAACGCACGCCACCGAAGCAGTTCTTCGAGGAGCCGACGACCCAGCGCGGCCGGCAGTTCCTCTCGAAACTGCTCTGA
- a CDS encoding amino acid ABC transporter permease: MATDTERTTGGERGVIERMNDATFRRIGLVGTSLFALVVGAFLLYVLFVRVDYELLLEIIYPQFTYAFLRVLGIVVVSSVLSVVAGVIVGLARVSRTGPTRNIAKGYIEFFRGTPLLFQLFVIYLGIPQLWGGTFPVDQWNYYAAVIGLTLNHAAYIGEAIRGGIESIPSGQMEAARSLGMSYIQSMRNVVLPQAWRNSLAAIGNDQVILVKDTSLLTVLAVPELLSAFRNINSATFDAWTPIILVAIAYLMITIPLGRLVSYLERRADPATAGGDN; the protein is encoded by the coding sequence ATGGCCACCGACACCGAGCGGACGACGGGTGGGGAACGGGGCGTCATCGAGCGGATGAACGACGCGACGTTCCGCCGGATCGGCCTCGTCGGCACCTCGTTGTTCGCGCTCGTCGTCGGTGCGTTCCTCCTGTACGTGCTGTTCGTGCGGGTGGACTACGAGCTGCTCCTGGAGATCATCTACCCGCAGTTCACGTACGCGTTCCTCCGCGTGCTCGGAATCGTCGTCGTTAGCAGCGTCCTCTCGGTGGTCGCCGGAGTGATCGTCGGGCTCGCGCGGGTTTCCCGGACCGGCCCGACGAGGAACATCGCGAAGGGGTACATCGAGTTCTTCCGCGGGACGCCGCTGCTGTTCCAGCTGTTCGTCATCTACCTCGGCATCCCACAGCTCTGGGGCGGAACCTTCCCGGTCGACCAGTGGAACTACTACGCCGCGGTCATCGGGCTCACGCTCAATCACGCGGCCTACATCGGCGAGGCCATCCGCGGCGGCATCGAATCCATCCCGTCCGGGCAGATGGAGGCCGCCCGGTCGCTCGGGATGTCGTACATCCAGTCCATGCGGAACGTCGTCCTCCCGCAGGCGTGGCGCAACTCGCTCGCGGCCATCGGGAACGACCAGGTCATCCTCGTGAAGGACACCTCGCTGCTGACAGTCCTCGCGGTACCGGAACTGCTGAGCGCGTTCCGGAACATCAACTCCGCGACGTTCGACGCGTGGACGCCGATCATCCTCGTCGCCATCGCCTACCTCATGATAACCATCCCGCTCGGCAGGCTCGTCAGCTATCTCGAACGGCGCGCGGACCCAGCGACCGCTGGAGGTGACAACTGA
- a CDS encoding basic amino acid ABC transporter substrate-binding protein, translating into MQRRSYLKSTGAAAAGLTTAGCLGFGGGGDGGETIEIGSDIPYRPFEYENEQGELVGFDVDIAEAVFSGELGYEYEFVPNSFDTIIPSLKNGNFRVIMSAMTINDERAQQVDFSDPYFTAYQTIVVRNDSDITSKEDLRGKRVGVQKGTTGADAAAELQSEFDGELQINEYDQIPDAFSALLNNQVVAVINDNTVSAEFVDQNGDQVRFVEGEGEAAAQGEDAPPYLTLTVENYGIAFRQDDDDFREEVNGALQSIRESGEYDEIYNEYFSG; encoded by the coding sequence ATGCAACGACGTAGCTACCTCAAGTCCACTGGCGCCGCCGCAGCGGGCCTCACGACGGCCGGCTGTCTCGGCTTCGGTGGTGGCGGCGACGGCGGAGAGACCATCGAGATCGGCTCGGACATCCCGTACCGGCCGTTCGAGTACGAGAACGAGCAGGGCGAACTCGTCGGCTTCGACGTCGACATCGCGGAGGCCGTGTTCTCGGGCGAACTCGGCTACGAGTACGAGTTCGTCCCGAACTCGTTCGACACGATCATCCCGTCGCTGAAGAACGGGAACTTCCGGGTCATCATGTCGGCGATGACCATCAACGACGAGCGCGCTCAGCAGGTCGACTTCTCGGACCCGTACTTCACCGCCTACCAGACCATCGTGGTCAGGAACGACTCCGACATCACCTCGAAGGAGGACCTCCGCGGCAAGCGAGTCGGCGTCCAGAAGGGGACGACCGGGGCCGACGCCGCGGCCGAACTCCAGTCCGAGTTCGACGGCGAACTCCAGATCAACGAGTACGACCAGATCCCGGACGCGTTCAGCGCGCTGTTGAACAACCAGGTCGTGGCCGTCATCAACGACAACACCGTCAGCGCCGAGTTCGTCGACCAGAACGGGGACCAGGTCCGGTTCGTCGAGGGCGAGGGTGAGGCCGCCGCGCAGGGCGAGGACGCGCCGCCGTACCTCACGCTCACCGTGGAGAACTACGGTATCGCGTTCCGCCAGGACGACGACGACTTCCGCGAGGAGGTCAACGGAGCGCTCCAGTCGATCAGGGAGAGCGGCGAGTACGACGAGATCTACAACGAGTACTTCAGCGGGTAA
- a CDS encoding Na+/H+ antiporter NhaC family protein translates to MALEPIQAGAWSLVPALVAITLAWYTRDALIGLFVGVSITGVVYGALRPAAVGVPGDIAGSTAGEVLGAIFGLKTIPTLVATAPLFADAWYIENVLLAVFAIGGLIGLMIRSGAIRGVLEALTARANSAADAEKAAFIAGIAIHIDDYFNCLVVGSMMRPLTDRFDVSRAKLAYYVDSAGSPAARLAFYSTWGAAMVGFIGAGLVAAAQQGTLPPGMSNYVSGSGNEAEAVTQQVWPLFFNTLFTAFYSWIALILAALVAWQVVPNMFGMRKEEERARRGDGVVGEDDSPMISEEMKQYEMYEGATPDWRNFAVPIATMIVVGVGAMLWRDGPVVTSVGGAFALDIGGVRLGLAATTAMVVAFVLYRLRGDIPSNSDGTDAMIKGMKGIFLAAVILALATSIQNAVTTLGISSFVTDWFGGVPAAIIPVTVFLLTAFISFSDGSSWSTYGIMFPIAIPVAFVTGANLPLVLGAVFSGGIFGDHCSPISDTTVLASSTSGSDHMVHVRTQIPYAVTTAAIAAVLFLLAGFLLPEGFRVIPY, encoded by the coding sequence ATGGCCCTCGAACCCATCCAGGCGGGTGCCTGGTCGCTCGTGCCGGCGCTGGTCGCGATCACCCTCGCGTGGTACACGAGGGACGCCCTGATCGGGTTGTTCGTCGGCGTCTCCATCACGGGGGTCGTCTACGGCGCGCTACGGCCCGCCGCGGTCGGCGTCCCGGGCGACATCGCCGGGTCCACTGCGGGCGAGGTCCTCGGCGCGATCTTCGGGTTGAAGACGATCCCGACGCTCGTCGCCACCGCCCCGCTCTTCGCCGACGCCTGGTACATCGAGAACGTCCTGCTCGCCGTCTTCGCGATCGGCGGGCTGATCGGCCTGATGATCCGGTCCGGGGCCATCCGAGGGGTGTTGGAGGCGCTCACCGCCAGGGCGAACTCCGCCGCTGACGCCGAGAAGGCCGCGTTCATCGCGGGCATCGCCATCCACATAGACGACTACTTCAACTGCCTCGTGGTCGGCTCGATGATGCGCCCGCTGACCGACCGGTTCGACGTGTCGCGGGCGAAATTGGCCTACTACGTCGACTCGGCCGGGAGCCCCGCGGCCCGCCTCGCGTTCTACTCGACCTGGGGTGCCGCGATGGTCGGCTTCATCGGCGCGGGACTCGTCGCGGCCGCACAGCAGGGGACACTCCCGCCCGGGATGAGCAACTACGTCAGCGGTTCCGGGAACGAGGCGGAGGCGGTCACCCAGCAGGTGTGGCCGCTGTTCTTCAACACACTTTTCACGGCGTTCTACTCCTGGATCGCGCTGATCCTGGCGGCGTTAGTCGCCTGGCAGGTCGTCCCGAACATGTTCGGGATGCGCAAGGAGGAGGAGCGCGCCCGGCGCGGCGACGGCGTCGTCGGCGAGGACGACAGCCCGATGATCTCCGAGGAGATGAAGCAGTACGAGATGTACGAGGGCGCGACGCCCGACTGGCGGAACTTCGCGGTCCCCATCGCGACCATGATCGTCGTCGGCGTCGGCGCGATGCTGTGGCGGGACGGGCCGGTGGTCACCTCCGTCGGCGGGGCGTTCGCGCTCGACATCGGCGGCGTCAGGCTCGGACTGGCAGCGACGACGGCGATGGTCGTCGCGTTCGTCCTCTACCGGCTCAGGGGTGACATCCCCTCGAACAGCGACGGGACGGACGCCATGATCAAGGGGATGAAGGGGATCTTCCTCGCGGCGGTCATCCTCGCGCTCGCCACCTCCATCCAGAACGCCGTGACGACGCTGGGCATCTCCTCGTTCGTCACGGACTGGTTCGGGGGCGTGCCCGCGGCCATCATCCCCGTGACGGTGTTCCTCCTGACCGCGTTCATCAGCTTCTCGGACGGGAGTTCCTGGTCCACGTACGGGATCATGTTCCCGATCGCCATTCCGGTCGCGTTCGTGACCGGCGCGAACCTCCCGCTGGTGCTCGGCGCCGTCTTCTCGGGCGGCATCTTCGGCGATCACTGCTCGCCGATCAGCGACACGACCGTCCTCGCCTCCTCGACCAGCGGGAGCGACCACATGGTCCACGTCCGGACGCAGATCCCCTACGCGGTAACGACCGCCGCCATCGCGGCCGTCCTGTTCCTGCTCGCCGGCTTCCTCCTCCCCGAGGGGTTCCGGGTCATCCCGTACTGA